gcactggcACTACTAAGCAGTAAAGTAATTGtacatttagagctgaaagggatcttagaggttatcTGGTCTGATCTCctcattttgcatttgagaaACTTGAAGGTCAGAAAAGCtgttatccaaggtcatacagatcaAGTGAGTGGTGACATACTCTGGTTCAAACccattattctttccactgtattataCTGCCTCCATGCTGGTgataaatgaagtaaaaatggTGTCAGACCAAATCTAGAGGGCAAGAGAATCCTGAGGTGGAGCTTGGTATAATAAAAATTGGAGgagaccatttttctttttcttttcctttttttcaacccttaccttctgttttagaatctatactaagtattggttccaagacagaagagcagtaagggcttcgcaatggggtttaagtgatttacccaggatcacacagctaggaagtgtctgaggccagaactgaacccaggccctccagtTTCTAAACGtgactacctagctgccctgagaaGACCATTTTTCAAGACTACGTTGCTTAAGATCATTTGATGGTGAAGAATCTTAAGAATTGGCCACTGTTCAAGTAGAAGTCAACCTGGACTAAGTTAGCTAGCCATACCAATAGTGTCACGGTCTGAGGACACTCAGAGCCTGATCCCTCTGGGCCTTCCTCCCCCAGTATAGACACATACacaaaaggaagaataaagattctagtcatttttatctttattagatGCCACTGAATCAACAATTAATTCATTGTCAGCCCAAGTTCTCCAGTGGTATCCATGTAATatcaaaagaatgagagaagCAGGCCCAGCAGATTTATGGTTGGACATAGACAAGAATCTCACAGAAAAGGTGGACGTGGTTGGGCTGGGACCTGTATTATTGAAGGAATGAGATTACAtggatgagatcatagatctctTGGAGTGTTAGAATGGGGTCCCATTATCAGTACAATATAAACAGTAAACTAGGTCAGTGACTGAAGGGAGAATTGAAATACCTTTCTTCAGAAAATGCACTTAGATCCTTCTCTCCTTCCGATTCTCAGATAAGGCCAAAATATACCTCACGTAAAAACccttacaaaatgaaataaaaacatgttACTTTCTCCCTTAGTAATGGTACCCTCTGTCAAACATCACTATAGATAGGTAGGCTTCTCTGGACTCTCACAGCATACATCTTTTAGCAAGATATATCACCAGGGGACTAGACTAGACAAGGCTATGAGGGTCCAGTTTAAATTACTGCAGGCTTCTTTGATGTTGCTGTGAAAAGCCCCCCTTTTATCTTATCAGTCCTTATTGTCAACCGATGGGCAGCTGGAACTGAAACATGGCATGCCCCTCAGAAGGTTGCCTTCCTCACTTGGGCTCTCAGCATCACCTCCCTTTCTACTTTCAGCAAGACTAGAGGAGAAAGGAGCACAGTGGATCCAAGAAGATCTAATTTCATGAGAGAATCGGGGGAGAGATCTAGCTTCATAGGCACATGGGCTAAGCATTTTGGAGCCAAGATAAGGGGCCTAATGGATCACAGTCACAACTGTACAAGACTGATCTGAGAAGGTTTCACAGAAAGGGCTGAGTGGTGGAAGAAGGGAAACAGGTGAATGTGTGCTGGAAACAGGAGCACTCAGATGAGATGATCCAAGTTCTAGTCAGCTGGCCACtctttctctctgggcctcagttccctcttgACAACCTTACACTCGGGGTCCTGTAGCTCAGGGGGAGcattctctctcttattctctcccattttctctctcccttccccttccccaccccctaccccgTGTTCTCTGAGGCACGTCTTTCACCTCTTGATGGGTTATATTACACTCTTCAGTGGATACACTGCAGCGTACCTGTCTGTCTGATAAAATAGAATAAGGTAGTTGAGCCAGATGCTCCCTAAGGCTTTTCTTAGCACTGGTTTGGTGTGGTGCTACGATAATAAGCAATAGGGTCCTTTTTGCCCAGAGCATTCCAACCCAAGTATGATAGGAGATAAGAAGAAGGACACTGAGAAGCCTGTTAGAAGACCTCTTGTGGTTACAGGTTTAATTTAAGAGGCAGACAGAAGTCATGTGCCCCAAAACAGTCCAGGGGCAGGCAGctgcccctcacccccacccctgtAGTCCATGTGACTCTGACCTTCCACATCAGACTCGGACTTCCACAAAGCAAGTAACACATCCAAACAAGGAGGGGCCACTTGCTACGGGTCAGATGAAGTTGCCTAGCACCACAGAGCTCTTGTCTGAAAGCTTTCCCCAATCCTCCCCAAACAAAACCATCAGCCTCCAAAGAAACCCCCTTCCCTCCAGAGAAAACAAACAGTGGACAGATACTCCCCTTCCTTTACCCACTTGGTGTGTGTCCTGGGCATGGAGGCCCTGCTGGCAGAGTGTGAAACAATGTGTTTTGTGTCCTGCCACTTTAGACCTTTCTCAGAGCTCCTCACCCTCCTTGTCGGATCAACTCCAGATGGGCTGTGATGGAGCTTCTTCCGCAAGTCTTAACATGGAGTGCCGGGTCTGTGGGGACAAGGCGTCAGGGTTCCACTACGGCGTTCACGCGTGTGAAGGCTGCAAGGTATGGCTGGGTTTCAAACCCTTAAAATGGAACAGAAGCGGCCCCAGGAGCCTCTCACTGCTGCCGACTTTTGCCTGCTTTTCATGCAGGCCCAGGTCCACCCTGGTCACCCTGCACTGTTCTGTCAGAGATTCCAGATTGAAGCTGTCTCTGGGCAAGGCCCTGCTGAGTCCACTGAAGGGGAAGGGGTTGAGGGAGGATGGTCCCgttcccccactcccacccctgcTGGCCATCTGTGGTACTGGGCCAGCCCCTCCTTTTAGTGCTGGTCCCTTTGGCCTCTTCCTGGGCTTGTTGTGCCCCCTGGGGGCCATGCCTGAAATGACAGCAGAAATCTAGCCTCTGTTAGTCACTTTGCTGAGCCAGAGCCCAATAAGAGGTTCAAGGTTTCTGCTGTCTAAAAATCTGAAAGCCTGGAAATTTTTGGAAAGAATTAGGAGTGTTATTTTCTGAGACTTGCCCTACTTTTGTCTCTTccccaaaaggggaaaaatgtgtttccatttttctgagATTTTTACTAACTAAATATACTGAGCATGATGCATTTATGTACAGACCAGTTAGATGTACTACATTTTTGTGTTCCTAAATTAACAAAGTAAAATTGAATtgcaaggaatttttaaaaaataaacattttatatattacttttaaaaaacttcctttcctttcatacccacccccaccaaaaaaataaatattaaaaaaaaaaaaacccttaaccaGTTCTCTTCCCTACTTCAAAATTTGTAGGAATTTTACATTTCTGTTCATACTACTGGCTGTAGCATGGCTTGACAGGTAGGCATAATGTTCTCAatgaatattcattcatttcaattcagcAGACATTAAGTCTCTGCTACTACATATCAGACATCATGGTAGATCCCAGGAgcataaagatgaaaagagtgagTTGGGTTGTATGTCTTTAAAGTTACAAGCTTATGATATCTTGGGAAGGTTTGGGATGTGTGTGATACATACAACTCTGTAGAATATGACGAGGGCAAAGGAGAAATCCAGGCATTGCTCTGGGGGTATCTGAgcaaaagggatttttttttttttttttttttttttttttttttttttagcaaaaggGATGGGAGAAATGGGGGCAGCTTTGTGGAGGATGGGTCTTGGAGGAAAAGGACAGTTGTAATATATAAAAACCCAGAGGACAGCTGTCTGGTCCAGCAGAGAGTGAAGGGATGAGCCTAGGTACTGGCCAGCTAGCAATCCAGGATTCTTGTGCATGTGATCTGGAGTCTGGTGGTGGAAGGAAAGCCAGAGCTAGGTGTGATAATTCCTTCCACAAACCTTTCTTCAGCATTCTTCCTCCTGTTCCTCCAACAGATGAAGGACATTGTGCCCTTAATgcgtgtttctctctctctctctctctctccctctctctccctctctcttcctctccttctcccggCCCTCCAGGGCTTCTTCCGCAGGACCATCCGTATGAAACTCGAGTATGAAAAATGTGACCGGAGTTGCAAGGTCCAGAAGAAGAATCGCAACAAGTGTCAGCACTGTCGCTTTCAGAAATGTCTGTCCCTAGGCATGTCACACAACGGTGAGGGCTTAGGAATAGTGCCAGGTGGCCAAGGCCACCCCTGGGAAATAGGGACTGTCCTAAATGGTTGTGTGGTAAAGGCATGTGGAGTGAGGGCCAGAAGGAAGAACGCAGCATTCGGGCTGCCCCCACTGTTCAGTCCTGGGGAACAGTTATCACTGTGGTGAGTGCCAGTGTCTAGCCTGTTCCAAGTTATCTAGAATAACAGTACCAGAAATGGAATCCTCTCTCCTACTTATTCCCCATAAGTAGCCACCAGCCATCGCTCAGACACCTCCCCAGAACAGTGCTTATAGCCTCCAAGCTAGAGGAAGCATTTCTGGGGTACAGCAAACTTATCTTTTCAAGTATTTATGGTAGAATTCACAATTCATGTGGGTCATATGGGTTGCCAGGCTAGAAAATGACAACAGTCTTGATGCCTGGAACTATCCATTCTTTGGGGAATAGTATTCCCCAGTTATCAATGTTCACTGAAGTGACAGTGTCTCCTCCTTGCCTAAACACGAGGGCATCTAGGCCCTCCAGTCAGTTTCTTGGTCCTCCAATTCAGTTCAAACCAGCAAATACTTAATGTCTGCTATGTGCAGAGCACTGTGCCATGTGCTAGGGATGGACACAAAGACAATGATGAAACCGTTCCTGCCCTGTAGGAGCTCACAATTTACTGGTCCAACACCAAGACCCACATGAAGAAGGACTGATTGAGCCATGAGGGTTTTCTTgagaaactttaaaataaatggatTCCTTCTCTAGCCTCCCTTGGCCCCCATCAAGAGAAACCAGCTCCTAACTGTTCTGTCTTGGCTGCAGGAAAAGGTAGTTAAAACTCCTCCATGACAATAATAATATAGtactttacaatttacaaagtgttttcacATGCTTTCTATCACCTGAACCTCATAATAGTcctgttcccattttatagatggggaaagtaATGTTAAGAGAGggtaagtgatctgcccagagcCACATAGGGATGGCAAGTGGTAGAGGTTTTCTGGCTGCCTAGTCTAGGGCTCCTTCAATAATAGAGTTATAGCAGGCTTTCTCCTCACAATCTGCCCTGGACATGCAGAGCCAGGGCTAGCCAGCTGTAGGTCAGAGAAGTTCCCTGTTTAAGCCCTGTAGTAGGATTTCAGAGGTCTCCAAAACTAAGCTTACATGTGGCCCAGGGCTATGAAAATAGTGAACACTTAGTAAATGTAGCTTGGATGACTGGCTGAACACCAAGAGGCTTCCAGAAGTATGTGGGCACCCACCCAGGAGGCACTTTAGGAATAATTTCACATCCAGTGATCCTGTCTTGTTCCCATGTGCCAGCAATTCGCTTTGGCCGGATGCCAGAAGCAGAAAAGAGGAAACTGGTAGAGGGATTGACTTCGAGTGAGGTGAGCGGGCAAAACTCACAAGGAGCTGACTTGAAGGCTTTCTCCAAGCACATCTACAATGCCTACCTGAAAAACTtcaacatgaccaaaaaaaaggccCGGGGGATTTTGACCGGCAAGGCAAGCAGCACACCTGTGAGTATAGCACCAAGGCACGGGACCTCAGAACAAGCTGGGTTGGGGAGAGTCTCACCCTCTCCTCTTAGGGGCAGGGGCAGCAGAGAGGGGATACTCTGCATCCTGCCTGCCCCTTTTGGAAGAaggcttcatttctttttttctagatgtggacAAGGGTTTGGGGGAGGCAGGCAGTCGGGGGTGGGGGGCGGTGCAGAGTCCCCCAGGGATCCCTTCCTCACACACTCCCAAGGCTTCCACTTCTAACTAGGGCTGGGGCGGGGGGGCTGGGGTTTTGTAGCCCTTTGTGATCCACGACATGGACACGCTATGGCAGGCAGAGAAGGGCCTAGTGTGGAAGCAGCTGGTGAATGGGCTCCCCCAATACAAAGAGATGAGCGTGCATGTGTTCTACCGCTGTCAGTGCACCACGGTGGAAACGGTGCGCGAGCTCACCGAGTTTGCCAAGAGCATCCCCAGCTTTGTCAGCCTCTTCCTGAATGACCAGGTGACCCTGCTCAAGTATGGAGTCCACGAGGCCATTTTTGCCATGCTGGCCTCCATTATGAACAAGGATGGACTTCTGGTAGCCAATGGCAATGGCTTTGTGACCCGTGAATTTCTCCGAAGTCTTCGCAAGCCCTTCAGTGAGATCATCGAGCCTAAATTTGAATTTGCTGTCAAGTTCAATGCCCTGGAGCTAGATGATAGCGACTTGGCCCTTTTCATCGCTGCTATCATCCTCTGTGGAGGTGAGCAAATAGGGAGCCTGGATTTACTGTCTGAGGCTGGTCCTGGCTCTTTAGCTTTGGGGGTCAAAAGACTGTAggtctagaactggaaaggatcttcaAGGTCGTCTGGCCtagcccccttattttacagttaaggaaacctGGGTCCAGAACAATTAAATAAGTAACTTACCTGAAATCACCCATTGAGAAGCTAAGATCTGAGCTCGGGTCCTCTGAAGGCCACATTGGTCACTTTCTAGCTGCTCTGCCCTGTCCTCCCCTGCCTCCATCCACACTGAAATTTTGCTTTCACTGCCTTCAAGGTCCTTTTTGTCTCTTCTGAAGTTGGAGCTATTCTCGTCAGAGGGAACTGTGGTGCTAATAACTTGGCTCCCATTTATGTTGTACCCTGGGTCCAAAGCACTTATGCCACACTGATCATGCTTGCCAGATGATAGTTTGGGCATTCTCACTATAGAAGGGGGTCAGAATTATAAGTAATAGCTccaattttatagcactttatgtGTTACTGCACTTGGTCTTCACAACTGACCTATAAGATTGGTGGTACTtggatcattcccattttataggtaagaaaatagACTTGGGAacataaagtaacttgcccaaggtcttataGTGACTTTTACTCCATCATGTTGCCCTCCTCCCTCACCTACATGGTAAGTTCAGTTATAAGTGGGTGGTTACCTGCAAAACACATTTAGGTGATTACTTCAGAAGATCCCACACTAGAGAGTCAGCCTGACACTTGGCAGTAACCTTGGACACATAGAGAGAATTAGGTAGCAGGGAAGCAGCTTGAGAAAAGCAGAGCCAACTGGAGAGTTACCACGTAGATGATCTCGCCCTAGGGGAGCAACACAGGAATGGGTTGGAGATGGCCACCAAGCCCTCCTCCCTAAACACTCCCTTCTCCCCATAGATCGCCCTGGACTCATGAATGTCAAACAAGTGGAAGAGATTCAAGACAACATCCTAAGGGCTCTGGAGTTCCACCTGCAAGCCAACCATCCCGATGCCCAGTACCTCTTTCCTAAGCTGCTGCAGAAGATGGCTGACTTAAGGCAGCTGGTAACAGAGCACGCCCAGATAATGCAGAAAATCAAAAAAACTGAAACAGAGACCTCATTGCATCCACTGCTTCAGGAGATCTATAAGGACATGTACTGAAGCCCTGAGGCAAAGGAGCTGTCAAGCAGCCCCTGCCCAGGGTGGTCTAGGCCACATGTGAGCTCTCCAGGTACTAAATACCCTGGTGCTGAAGGACACGTGGTGGGCAGGCCTAAGGAAGCACTGTCCAAACCCCAGTTCCGTTGACTTTGTCCAGAGGCACTTTGCATTGCTCCTGGAGCAGTCCAGACTTAACATTTGTGTGCACAcgtgtgcatacatacatacatacacacacacacatatacacacacagtctgtctctgtctctctctctccttttccctcttttcgtCTGTCTCAAAACCAGATTTGTATTATCTCACCAGCAAAAACTAGAACAGggcctcttcttttttccatatctGGCTGAGGCCCGTCTATCCCTCCATTCTACTGGGACAGAAAGGTGGAGGAGGTGCCAAGCTTCTCAGGCTCTCATTTTCATAGTGTAAGACGTGTGTGTGAGACATCCCAAAGAAACACTAAGCTGGGCATAGGCTCAAGGCCTCCTGTCCCCCCTCCCAGCCTTTAGTGATTGACAAGATTCCTTTCTCCTTTGGAACCCAATGATGCCATCCCTCAGTGGTCTCCAGCTTCCTTCCCAGTTCTCCTGGGAAGTTGGTGGTGAGGTGGGGAGTAGTGACCCTTAGGAAATGGAGGGAATATGCAGAGCAGAAGAGGGACACTCCCCTCACTGCCTTGGACTTCACAAATAGCCCTCCTGGGTCAGTTATGTATGGGCTTTGGCAGCAGGCCACTTTAATGCCTAGCATCATTTCTGTTCTTTTAACTGGTCTTCCATGTTGGTGTTTACCGCAGCCTCTGGTGCTGACTGACATGGAGGCTGGACACCAGGAGGAGGGTGGGGTGGGTGAGCCCCTCTGGGAGCAGCAAGCAAGCCCCATGATGTTTGGAGACAGTTGAAAGGAGAGCCACAGCCCTGCCTGGAGAAGGCCTTAGGACTAATTTCATTTTGAAGGCTGATAGTCCCAAGACAGGAGACTAGTTGGTGGGATATAGCCATGCCAACCCCACATTTCATTACTAAGTCTGCTCAGACTCCAATACCAGTATCTAGATGTCTCAAACCTAGTTTGAGCTTAACCTTCCCCCTTCCTCAGAGGGTATGGAGAAGCTGGTGCTGCTCCCTCTGCACTCCCCATGCTGGCACCTACCACAAGCACTGAATTCACTTTAATCACAGGTTCCATCCCCTTCCCCTAAGCAGGGTTCCAGGGGCCACACATAGGCCCCAGGCTCACAGACTGTTGGACTGGGTGAGCTGCATTCCCTTTGCTTGAAAGGGCTTAAACAAGAAATTCTAAATGAACAGGCCATCTCTGTTGACTCAGCAGTTGCCTTGGCCTGCCCAGCACgagcaaaatattttattttgtataatctTCCGTAGCCTAACGTGgacctctcccttttcctcaaaGTTTACCACTACCACCTCTCACCCACCAGCCTATTGCCCTATTGGGCCATGAGGTCAGACAGCCTGATCTGACCCAGCTCCACATCTAGGTGCTTCCATAAACCAACCCTCTCATTCCTGGCTCATCCCTCACACTTCCTCCCCACCACCTGGAGATGTCTGggccatttttaaaattatagcttTTCCTACCTTCAAGGTAGGCCTTAAGGTCTGGGGCACAGCCTAGGAATATTCCTAGGAAGTCAAACCTAAGAGAAACATCAGACCATCCACTCCAGCTCTCAGAGGggtaaaatgatttgtctaaggtcatactGGCAGAActgggactggaacccaggactcaGTTTCAGGGGGATCAAAGCTGGGCTCCTACAGCCTAGAAGATAGTTGGGGGCACTGGTGGCGGGGCCTTTCAGGCTGCTGGCAGCCTTTAGTTAATGGGTtagtggggagaaatgaaaagaggaagaagaaaggaaatcccGGGGggtaaaggaggaagaggaaccAGACCACCCCATCCCTTTATTCTGTCGTCTTCAAGTCCACCCCTGGTTTGGTATTGGGGTCAGAAGTTCCTGAGGCAGGACCTCTAGCTCCCCTCTCTCTGCTGGGGCAGGCGCCCTGGAACAGCTTTGCACACTccttgggtgggtggggggcCTACCCATGCCTGATGCTGTGAAGGAAGATACTGTGCCTGACCATCCAACCTTTCCCTCCCCAGCCCCGACTTGTGCAGATGCTCAAAGCTGCCACTCCCCATTGTGTCATAACAATCTCCAAAACTGAAATGTATATTTTTGCTAGAAGCCCCAGcttcctttgtttttaatataaatagtGTATACAGATTGATGGAACTCTAAATAAATGGGAATTAAATATTTAAGAGCTGACTGACCCTAACCTGAATCTGTcctttgtagggttttttttttttctccccagggGGCTAATTACAGATTCTTGgagcttttcttccttttgtaggTCTTTGGGGAGGAGGAAAATGCTGAAAGCTCTTCACTCAGTCTTCCCTCTTGGGCTTTCCTTGAGGGGTAAACATCCATTCTGAGGCGTCATATAAATTGCTTCAGATTTCTCTCATGCCATTTTCAGCATTACAACCTATTGCACTGGTGAGCATCTGTCAGGGGTGTTAGACTAGAAGTAATACAGAGTGGTAAGTGGAAAAACAACACGAACACACCTATATCAGTCTTGCCTCCTGAATCTCTGAATGTTCTTCCATCTTTGATTTCAGTACCTGCCCAGCTGCTCTGGAACGAATAGTTCCATTTGTTATCCACATTTCTTCTGGTTTGGGAGAGCCAGTCCTATTGTTCTCATGATGCCTCTTCTGACCTTTGGTTAGGTTCTTCCACTCCTAGGGAAGCCCAGTCTCACTAGGAAGgccaagggagaaagagaggcatTGTGATATAGAAAGAATACTGCCTTTGGTACCAAAGGCTCTGGATTCAAGTTTCAATTCTGCTTCTTACTATATGACATTCACTGGGCAAATCGTTCCCTTATGggctttcatttcttcaaatgTTAAGTGAAGTGAGGGTGAGGATTgaggaaaaatcaggaaagacctctCATGGGGGTTAGTACTTGAACTTGtttttgaaagaagccagggattctaagaggtagtaGGATAGTTTGACCAGACCAAAGTTCATGAAagagaataataagaaataagaCTAGAGTTAGGTTTTGCCAGATTGCAAAGGAATTCTATAG
The window above is part of the Gracilinanus agilis isolate LMUSP501 chromosome 4, AgileGrace, whole genome shotgun sequence genome. Proteins encoded here:
- the PPARD gene encoding peroxisome proliferator-activated receptor delta isoform X2, with protein sequence MCPKTVQGQAAAPHPHPCSPCDSDLPHQTRTSTKQVTHPNKEGPLATGQMKLPSTTELLSESFPQSSPNKTISLQRNPLPSRENKQWTDTPLPLPTWCVSWAWRPCWQSVKQCVLCPATLDLSQSSSPSLSDQLQMGCDGASSASLNMECRVCGDKASGFHYGVHACEGCKGFFRRTIRMKLEYEKCDRSCKVQKKNRNKCQHCRFQKCLSLGMSHNAIRFGRMPEAEKRKLVEGLTSSEVSGQNSQGADLKAFSKHIYNAYLKNFNMTKKKARGILTGKASSTPAEKGLVWKQLVNGLPQYKEMSVHVFYRCQCTTVETVRELTEFAKSIPSFVSLFLNDQVTLLKYGVHEAIFAMLASIMNKDGLLVANGNGFVTREFLRSLRKPFSEIIEPKFEFAVKFNALELDDSDLALFIAAIILCGDRPGLMNVKQVEEIQDNILRALEFHLQANHPDAQYLFPKLLQKMADLRQLVTEHAQIMQKIKKTETETSLHPLLQEIYKDMY
- the PPARD gene encoding peroxisome proliferator-activated receptor delta isoform X1, translated to MCPKTVQGQAAAPHPHPCSPCDSDLPHQTRTSTKQVTHPNKEGPLATGQMKLPSTTELLSESFPQSSPNKTISLQRNPLPSRENKQWTDTPLPLPTWCVSWAWRPCWQSVKQCVLCPATLDLSQSSSPSLSDQLQMGCDGASSASLNMECRVCGDKASGFHYGVHACEGCKGFFRRTIRMKLEYEKCDRSCKVQKKNRNKCQHCRFQKCLSLGMSHNAIRFGRMPEAEKRKLVEGLTSSEVSGQNSQGADLKAFSKHIYNAYLKNFNMTKKKARGILTGKASSTPPFVIHDMDTLWQAEKGLVWKQLVNGLPQYKEMSVHVFYRCQCTTVETVRELTEFAKSIPSFVSLFLNDQVTLLKYGVHEAIFAMLASIMNKDGLLVANGNGFVTREFLRSLRKPFSEIIEPKFEFAVKFNALELDDSDLALFIAAIILCGDRPGLMNVKQVEEIQDNILRALEFHLQANHPDAQYLFPKLLQKMADLRQLVTEHAQIMQKIKKTETETSLHPLLQEIYKDMY